A window of Raineyella sp. W15-4 contains these coding sequences:
- the xerD gene encoding site-specific tyrosine recombinase XerD, with the protein MTGTARGEDTGRNNRIGDLVAAFLAHLGVERGLSDNTLSNYRRDLDRYRDYLRGRGITDPDAITEAVVGGFATHLSTGDPDHPPLAASSVARAVVAVRSFHRFAAREGLIPADPAADIHPPSTGRHLPKALTVEQVEALLVAPDRDTPVGLRDAALLELLYGTGARISEIVRLDVDDLTRVLRALADGPAALRLFGKGAKERLVPLGSYAARAVEAWLVRGRPAMASRGSGDPALLLNTRGARLSRQSAWEAIRRAAGAAGLEVEISPHTLRHSYATHLLDGGADVRVVQELLGHASVTTTQIYTLVTVDHLREVYAEAHPRAR; encoded by the coding sequence ATGACCGGCACGGCGCGGGGCGAGGACACCGGCCGGAACAACCGGATCGGTGACCTGGTCGCTGCCTTCCTGGCCCACCTCGGCGTCGAGCGAGGCCTGTCCGACAACACGCTGAGCAACTACCGTCGCGACCTGGACCGCTACCGCGACTACCTGCGCGGGCGGGGCATCACCGATCCCGACGCGATCACCGAGGCCGTCGTCGGCGGATTCGCCACGCACCTGTCGACCGGCGACCCGGACCACCCGCCGCTGGCGGCATCCTCGGTCGCCCGGGCCGTCGTCGCGGTCCGCTCCTTCCACCGCTTCGCCGCCCGGGAGGGACTGATCCCCGCCGACCCCGCCGCCGACATCCACCCGCCGTCGACCGGCCGCCACCTGCCGAAGGCGCTGACCGTCGAGCAGGTCGAGGCGCTGCTCGTCGCGCCCGACCGGGACACCCCGGTGGGGCTGCGCGACGCGGCCCTGCTGGAACTGCTGTACGGCACCGGTGCGCGGATCTCCGAGATCGTCCGGCTCGACGTGGACGACCTCACCCGGGTGCTCCGAGCGCTGGCCGACGGGCCGGCTGCGCTACGACTGTTCGGCAAGGGCGCCAAGGAACGGCTGGTGCCGTTGGGGTCGTACGCCGCCCGCGCCGTCGAGGCCTGGCTGGTCCGCGGCCGCCCGGCGATGGCGTCCCGTGGCAGCGGCGATCCGGCGCTGCTGCTCAACACGCGCGGGGCGCGACTGTCCCGGCAGAGCGCCTGGGAGGCGATCCGCCGCGCCGCCGGCGCGGCCGGGCTGGAGGTCGAGATCTCCCCGCACACCCTGCGCCACTCGTACGCCACACACCTGCTCGACGGCGGCGCGGACGTCCGGGTGGTGCAGGAACTGCTCGGGCACGCGTCGGTGACGACGACCCAGATCTACACCCTGGTGACCGTCGACCACCTGCGCGAAGTGTACGCGGAGGCCCATCCGCGGGCGCGGTGA
- a CDS encoding TlyA family RNA methyltransferase, with protein sequence MTSASRRLDRALAELGLARSRSHAQELIRSGRVRIAGRVVTRPATTVSADADLDVDGEEWVGRAAHKLLGALDDLPVPIPARALDIGASTGGFTQVLLDRGCHEVFAVDVGHGQLAPVLRGDPRVRLREGLNAKGLTLADLDDRPVDLVVADVSFISLTQLLRAITGVCSAAAYALLMVKPQFEVGREGLDGRGVVRDEYARRAAVDGVATAAEDLDWTVTGRAPSRLPGPAGNVEYFLRLTRNGR encoded by the coding sequence GTGACCTCGGCGTCCCGGAGACTGGATCGCGCGCTCGCCGAGCTGGGCCTCGCCCGCTCCCGCAGCCATGCCCAGGAGCTGATCCGCTCCGGGCGGGTCCGGATCGCGGGGCGGGTCGTGACCCGTCCGGCGACCACCGTCTCCGCGGACGCCGACCTCGACGTCGACGGTGAGGAGTGGGTCGGCCGCGCCGCCCACAAACTGCTCGGCGCCCTCGACGATCTCCCGGTCCCGATCCCTGCCCGCGCCCTCGACATCGGCGCCTCCACCGGCGGCTTCACCCAGGTGTTGCTCGACCGCGGCTGCCACGAGGTGTTCGCGGTGGACGTCGGACACGGCCAGCTCGCCCCGGTGCTGCGTGGCGACCCCAGGGTCCGGCTCCGTGAGGGGCTCAACGCCAAGGGCCTGACCCTCGCCGACCTGGACGACCGGCCGGTCGATCTGGTCGTCGCGGACGTCTCCTTCATCTCGCTCACCCAGCTGCTCCGGGCGATCACCGGTGTGTGCAGCGCCGCGGCGTACGCTCTGCTCATGGTCAAGCCCCAGTTCGAGGTCGGACGTGAGGGGCTGGACGGCAGAGGCGTCGTGCGCGACGAGTACGCCCGGCGCGCGGCGGTCGACGGCGTGGCGACCGCGGCCGAGGACCTCGACTGGACCGTGACGGGGCGTGCCCCCAGTCGGCTGCCCGGCCCCGCCGGCAACGTCGAGTACTTCCTGCGCCTGACGCGGAACGGAAGGTGA
- a CDS encoding pseudouridine synthase, with protein sequence MTETDTDDEQGGIRLQKVLAQAGIASRRASEQLIEEGRVEVNGEVVTEQGRRVDPEKDEIRVDGSRIPTARRHVYTVLNKPRGVVSTMDDPEGRETLSDYVDRRNVRLFHVGRLDTETEGLIILTNDGEFAHRLAHPSYEVPKTYVAQVLGQVSAHTLKRIQRGITLDDGPVRPDRVKLMQTQPDATLLQITLHEGRNRVVRRMMEAFGHPVQKLTRIAIGPVRLGRLQPGEMRDLTREELGKLLDLVGM encoded by the coding sequence ATGACCGAGACCGACACCGACGACGAGCAGGGCGGCATCCGGCTGCAGAAGGTCCTCGCCCAGGCGGGCATCGCGTCCCGCCGGGCCAGCGAGCAGCTGATCGAGGAGGGCCGGGTCGAGGTGAACGGCGAGGTGGTCACCGAACAGGGCCGGCGGGTCGACCCCGAGAAGGACGAGATCCGGGTCGACGGGTCCCGCATCCCCACCGCCCGTCGCCACGTCTACACCGTGCTGAACAAGCCACGTGGCGTCGTCTCGACGATGGACGACCCGGAAGGACGCGAGACCCTCAGCGACTACGTCGACCGGCGCAACGTCCGGCTCTTCCATGTCGGGCGGCTGGACACCGAGACCGAGGGCCTGATCATCCTCACCAACGACGGGGAGTTCGCCCACCGGCTGGCCCACCCTTCCTACGAGGTGCCCAAGACGTACGTCGCCCAGGTGCTCGGGCAGGTGTCGGCGCACACGCTGAAGCGGATCCAGCGGGGCATCACCCTCGACGACGGTCCCGTACGGCCCGACAGGGTCAAGCTGATGCAGACCCAGCCGGACGCGACCCTGCTGCAGATCACCTTGCACGAGGGGCGCAACCGGGTGGTCCGGCGGATGATGGAGGCGTTCGGCCATCCGGTGCAGAAACTCACCCGGATCGCGATCGGACCGGTGCGGCTCGGCCGGCTGCAGCCCGGCGAGATGCGTGATCTCACCCGCGAGGAGCTGGGCAAGCTGCTCGACCTGGTCGGGATGTGA
- a CDS encoding NAD kinase, translating to MSTPQPGPLVRATDPAKGAGDRRVAVITHTHRPEAVRAAVQFMHGVAAQGITCVLPRADAKEMASFLAGAGLQTDLIDEAGTNGCELAVVFGGDGTILRGVEWALSVDLPILGVNLGHVGFLAEAESSQIDQVVAAVSHRSYHTESRFTARVRVLSGPGGEVLWESFAVNEASLEKASRQRMLEAVVAVNDQPLSRWSCDGILVSTPTGSTAYAFSAGGPVTWPGVDAMLIVPLSAHALFNRPVVVPADAHVHVQVVRAEQNNAVVWLDGRRSFDLAPGNVLDVTRGDHRLQLARIAPDDFTGRLVRKFGLNIQGWRGAAERRGAQAQDRAGDHEAGDHGGARDRAGARDPLETPERHGA from the coding sequence GTGAGCACCCCGCAACCCGGCCCCCTCGTCCGCGCCACCGACCCGGCGAAGGGCGCCGGCGACCGGCGCGTCGCGGTGATCACCCACACCCATCGTCCCGAAGCGGTGCGGGCCGCGGTGCAATTCATGCACGGCGTCGCCGCCCAGGGCATCACCTGTGTGCTGCCCCGCGCAGACGCGAAGGAGATGGCGTCGTTCCTGGCGGGTGCCGGACTGCAGACCGACTTGATCGACGAGGCCGGCACGAACGGCTGCGAACTTGCCGTCGTCTTCGGTGGCGACGGGACGATCCTGCGCGGCGTCGAATGGGCACTGTCCGTGGATCTGCCGATCCTCGGGGTCAACCTCGGTCATGTCGGGTTCCTCGCCGAGGCCGAATCCTCCCAGATCGACCAGGTGGTCGCTGCTGTCAGCCACCGCAGCTACCACACCGAGTCCCGGTTCACCGCCCGGGTCCGCGTCCTGTCCGGGCCCGGCGGGGAGGTCCTGTGGGAGTCGTTCGCGGTGAACGAGGCCTCCCTGGAGAAAGCTTCCCGGCAGCGGATGCTGGAGGCCGTGGTGGCCGTCAACGACCAGCCGCTGTCGCGGTGGAGCTGCGACGGCATCCTGGTCTCCACCCCGACCGGGTCCACCGCGTACGCGTTCTCCGCGGGCGGCCCGGTGACCTGGCCCGGCGTCGACGCGATGCTCATCGTCCCGCTCAGCGCCCACGCCCTGTTCAATCGGCCGGTCGTCGTGCCGGCCGACGCGCACGTCCACGTCCAGGTGGTGCGGGCCGAGCAGAACAATGCCGTCGTCTGGCTCGACGGGCGCCGGTCCTTCGACCTGGCCCCGGGCAACGTCCTCGACGTGACCCGCGGCGACCACCGGCTGCAGTTGGCCCGGATCGCCCCGGACGATTTCACCGGCCGGCTGGTCCGCAAATTCGGCCTGAACATCCAGGGCTGGCGCGGCGCCGCCGAGCGGCGCGGTGCGCAGGCCCAGGATCGGGCCGGCGACCACGAGGCCGGCGACCACGGGGGAGCCCGGGACCGGGCCGGCGCCCGGGATCCGCTTGAGACCCCGGAACGGCACGGGGCATGA
- a CDS encoding ParA family protein translates to MDRFGEARDDDAALFDVETPDTDDSGNGPTGRPWPDLPTPTPPAPGPKHATIIALCNQKGGVGKTTTTINLGAALVETGRKVLLVDLDPQGSLSVGLGINPHTLELSIYNLLLGSGVDADDVIAESPVEGMDILPSNIDLSAAEIQLVAEVARESTLSRVLEPLRDRYDVILVDCAPSLGLLTVNALTAADTVVIPLECEFFALRGVALLTDTIAKIQDRLNPRLTVLGLLGTMYDGRTLHAREVLQTVVDAFGEQVFYTVIRRTVKFPETTVAGEPITTYASSSPGAEAYRSLAREVLARLGS, encoded by the coding sequence GTGGACCGGTTCGGTGAGGCGCGCGATGACGACGCGGCACTGTTCGACGTCGAAACGCCCGACACCGACGACTCCGGCAACGGCCCGACCGGCCGCCCCTGGCCCGACCTGCCGACGCCGACCCCGCCCGCGCCCGGCCCGAAGCACGCCACGATCATCGCCCTGTGCAACCAGAAGGGTGGCGTCGGCAAGACCACGACGACCATCAACCTGGGGGCCGCCCTGGTGGAGACCGGCCGCAAGGTGCTGCTGGTGGACCTCGACCCGCAGGGCTCGCTGTCGGTCGGGCTGGGGATCAACCCGCACACCCTCGAACTGAGCATCTACAACCTCCTCCTCGGCTCCGGCGTGGACGCCGACGACGTCATCGCCGAGTCGCCGGTGGAGGGGATGGACATCCTGCCCAGCAACATCGACCTGTCGGCCGCCGAGATCCAGCTCGTCGCCGAGGTGGCCCGCGAGTCCACCCTGTCGCGGGTCCTCGAGCCGCTGCGGGATCGCTACGACGTGATCCTGGTCGACTGCGCCCCGTCGCTGGGCCTGCTCACCGTCAACGCCCTCACCGCCGCGGACACCGTGGTGATCCCGCTGGAGTGCGAGTTCTTCGCGCTGCGCGGCGTGGCGCTGTTGACCGACACCATCGCGAAGATCCAGGACCGGCTCAATCCGCGGCTGACCGTGCTCGGCCTGCTCGGCACGATGTACGACGGCCGCACCCTGCACGCCCGCGAGGTGCTGCAGACCGTCGTCGACGCGTTCGGGGAACAGGTCTTCTACACCGTCATCCGTCGTACGGTGAAGTTCCCCGAGACGACCGTCGCGGGGGAGCCGATCACCACGTACGCGTCCAGCTCACCCGGCGCCGAGGCCTACCGGTCCCTGGCGCGGGAGGTGTTGGCCCGCCTCGGGTCCTGA
- a CDS encoding NUDIX hydrolase: MAWPVSSRQLVGEGAIFDLVRDQVVDPTGAELRREWIRHPGAVGVIALDAADRVVLVRQYRHPAGLRLVEPPAGLLDVEGEDYLAAAQRELAEEVGLRADDWRVLVDMFTSPGASQESIRIYLARGLHDEPRPDGFVADGEEAQMDIVRAGLGDVVEAILDGRLQNPVLVAGVMAAAAARPGGWGRLRPADAPWPARGLRDEFLARAPFA, translated from the coding sequence ATGGCGTGGCCGGTCAGCTCCCGCCAGCTGGTCGGCGAGGGGGCGATCTTCGATCTCGTCCGTGACCAGGTGGTCGACCCGACCGGCGCCGAGCTGCGTCGGGAGTGGATCCGCCACCCCGGCGCGGTCGGCGTGATCGCCCTCGACGCCGCCGACCGGGTGGTGCTGGTCCGCCAGTATCGCCACCCGGCGGGGCTGCGGCTGGTCGAACCGCCGGCCGGTCTGCTCGACGTCGAGGGGGAGGACTACCTCGCCGCCGCGCAACGCGAACTCGCCGAGGAGGTCGGCCTGCGGGCCGACGACTGGCGGGTGCTGGTCGACATGTTCACCTCCCCGGGCGCCAGTCAGGAGAGCATCCGGATCTACCTGGCCCGGGGCCTGCATGACGAGCCCCGCCCCGACGGCTTCGTCGCCGACGGCGAGGAGGCCCAGATGGACATCGTCCGGGCCGGCCTCGGCGACGTCGTCGAGGCGATCCTCGACGGCCGGCTGCAGAACCCGGTGCTCGTCGCCGGGGTGATGGCTGCCGCCGCGGCCCGACCCGGCGGTTGGGGCCGGCTCCGCCCCGCCGATGCCCCGTGGCCCGCCCGCGGGCTGCGCGACGAGTTCCTGGCCCGCGCCCCGTTCGCCTGA
- a CDS encoding HAD-IIA family hydrolase, whose product MSEVIAAYDAALFDLDGVVYLGPEAVPGAPEGIAALRDRSVPVCFVTNNAARAPEAVVDQLVGLGIPCTPDEVITSGQAGVRMLTEELPQGAKVLVCGSRALTDQVTAAGFVVTTSADDAPDAVIQGYEPDLPWSTLTETALAVQRGARWFATNADPTRPTHRGLEPGAGAQIAVVRMVVGGNPQAAGKPERPLMQAAAARLGAGRPIFVGDRLDTDVAGGRNAGMDTMLVFSGTHRAPELFAADPAHRPTHLGRDLRDLLAPAATVTRNGDEACCGDARVRLVDGSVTIVAADDPLDLVRATAALVWAARDEGRAADPSAVEAAVAAELGR is encoded by the coding sequence ATGAGTGAGGTGATCGCCGCGTACGACGCAGCGCTGTTCGATCTGGACGGCGTGGTCTACCTCGGTCCGGAAGCTGTCCCCGGTGCTCCCGAGGGGATCGCCGCACTCCGTGACCGGTCGGTGCCGGTCTGCTTCGTGACGAATAACGCGGCGCGGGCGCCCGAGGCGGTCGTCGACCAGCTGGTCGGTCTCGGCATCCCGTGCACCCCCGACGAGGTGATCACCTCTGGGCAGGCCGGGGTCCGGATGCTGACCGAGGAGCTTCCCCAGGGAGCGAAGGTCCTGGTGTGCGGGTCACGGGCACTCACCGACCAGGTCACCGCCGCGGGATTCGTGGTGACCACCTCGGCGGACGATGCCCCCGACGCGGTGATCCAGGGCTACGAGCCCGACCTGCCATGGTCGACGCTGACCGAGACCGCCCTCGCCGTCCAGCGCGGCGCCCGGTGGTTCGCCACCAACGCCGATCCCACCCGGCCGACCCACCGCGGGCTGGAACCGGGCGCCGGCGCCCAGATCGCCGTCGTCCGGATGGTCGTCGGTGGCAACCCGCAGGCCGCCGGCAAGCCGGAAAGGCCCCTGATGCAGGCGGCCGCGGCGCGGCTCGGCGCCGGGCGGCCGATCTTCGTCGGCGACCGGCTCGACACCGACGTCGCCGGCGGGCGCAACGCCGGCATGGACACCATGCTCGTCTTCTCCGGGACCCACCGGGCCCCGGAGCTGTTCGCGGCGGACCCGGCACACCGCCCGACCCATCTCGGGCGGGACCTGCGCGACCTGCTCGCGCCGGCCGCGACGGTGACCCGGAACGGTGACGAGGCCTGCTGCGGCGACGCGCGGGTGCGGCTCGTCGACGGCAGCGTGACCATCGTGGCGGCCGATGACCCCCTCGACTTGGTCCGGGCGACGGCCGCCCTGGTCTGGGCGGCCCGCGACGAGGGCCGCGCCGCCGATCCGTCCGCCGTCGAAGCGGCGGTGGCCGCGGAGCTGGGTCGGTGA
- a CDS encoding MFS transporter, producing the protein MSRTSEHFADGSQNGPAPWAGHRRGTRDFSRLLAAMFFAGVATFAQLYAPQAVLPAISTGLRVVPAEAALLVSAATGGLAVSVLLWSWLADRRGRVRTMTLAIVLATVIGAAFAFTSSLPVMVVLRFLEGGCLGGVAGVAVAYITEETHAASMAAATGLYISGTSLGGLSGRLVSGPVTDLTGSWRAGVGAVIALSAVAAVLFAVLVPPARRFTPRRTSLLDVSRRAVAHLRSPRMLAVFAQGFCLMGAFVTVYNYLGFRLERPPFELSPTITSLLFLSYLAGTWSSQRATRAAVRLGRRTVLVGAGGLMLAGLALTWVPGIAVIILGLVVLTAGFFAGHAIASALGGILATEGRAQATALYNFFYYGGSSLMGWAGGYLFAVGGWPAVSAFCGLAVAAAMVAAWVGLRPDPTRSV; encoded by the coding sequence GTGAGCAGAACGAGCGAGCATTTCGCGGACGGATCACAGAACGGACCGGCACCGTGGGCCGGGCACCGGCGTGGGACCCGCGACTTCAGCCGGCTGCTGGCGGCGATGTTCTTCGCCGGGGTCGCCACCTTCGCCCAGCTTTACGCCCCGCAGGCGGTACTGCCGGCGATCAGCACTGGGCTGCGCGTGGTCCCGGCCGAGGCGGCCCTGCTGGTCTCCGCCGCCACCGGCGGCCTGGCCGTCTCGGTGTTGCTGTGGTCCTGGCTGGCCGACCGCCGGGGCCGGGTCCGGACGATGACGCTCGCGATCGTGCTCGCCACCGTGATCGGGGCGGCCTTCGCCTTCACCTCGTCACTGCCAGTGATGGTCGTCCTGCGGTTCCTCGAGGGCGGCTGTCTCGGCGGCGTGGCGGGAGTCGCGGTCGCGTACATCACCGAGGAGACCCATGCCGCCTCGATGGCCGCCGCAACCGGCCTCTACATCTCCGGCACCTCGCTGGGCGGCCTGTCGGGGCGGCTCGTCTCCGGCCCCGTCACCGACCTGACCGGCTCCTGGCGGGCCGGGGTCGGCGCGGTGATCGCCCTCAGCGCGGTCGCCGCCGTCCTGTTCGCGGTGCTGGTGCCGCCGGCCCGGCGGTTCACCCCACGGCGGACGTCCCTGCTCGACGTGTCCCGGCGGGCGGTGGCGCACCTGCGCAGCCCGCGGATGCTGGCCGTCTTCGCCCAGGGGTTCTGCCTGATGGGTGCCTTCGTCACCGTGTACAACTACCTCGGCTTCCGCCTGGAGCGGCCGCCGTTCGAGCTGTCCCCGACGATCACCTCGCTGCTGTTCCTGTCCTACCTGGCGGGCACCTGGTCCTCCCAGCGGGCGACCCGGGCCGCGGTGCGGCTGGGGCGGCGTACGGTCCTGGTGGGCGCCGGCGGCCTGATGCTGGCCGGCCTGGCCCTCACCTGGGTCCCCGGCATCGCCGTCATCATCCTCGGGCTGGTCGTGCTGACCGCCGGGTTCTTCGCCGGACATGCCATCGCCTCGGCGCTGGGCGGCATCCTGGCCACCGAGGGACGAGCCCAGGCGACCGCCCTCTACAACTTCTTCTACTACGGTGGGTCCTCCCTGATGGGCTGGGCCGGCGGCTACCTGTTCGCCGTCGGCGGGTGGCCGGCGGTGTCCGCCTTCTGCGGCCTCGCCGTGGCGGCGGCCATGGTCGCTGCCTGGGTGGGCCTGCGCCCCGACCCCACCCGCAGCGTTTAG
- the recN gene encoding DNA repair protein RecN, which translates to MITELRISDLGVIAEATLDLAPGFTAVTGETGAGKTMIVSGLGLLLGQRAARGIVRRDAAGTERTARVEGRFDRLPAPVLTRVTDLGGALDEPTDDPELVLARTVGAAGRSRAYVGGAQVPVASLSAVSEDLITIHGQSGQIRLALPETQRDMLDRFGGEALLAILADYRATWQDWRAAAAELDTLRAQARERAREVDMLRHSLDEIATVDPKPGEDQELAAETIRLQAVDDLRIAAGRAALALNGDEVDFDTSPGAAALVGVARHALDGIADADPAASALAARTRELVYQLNDLGADLAGYLAGLEADPARLEEITGRRAALAALHRKYGETTDAVLAWADSSRARLDDLVGTDDRIGELAAEVGRLGSRLADLAAELTAARTTAARRLEGSVREELAALAMPRARLAAVLQPADPGPWGAETIEFLFAANPGSEPGPLGKVASGGELSRVRLALEVTVADAPGQTLVFDEVDAGVGGAVAVEIGRRLKRLAERSQVVVVTHLAQVAAFADRHFVVVKADDGRITTSGVREVGQADRAGELARMMAGIDATDTALAHAEELLAVAADAAAGSLVPERSAR; encoded by the coding sequence ATGATCACCGAGCTGCGGATCAGCGACCTGGGGGTCATCGCCGAGGCGACCCTCGACCTGGCCCCCGGATTCACCGCGGTCACCGGCGAGACCGGGGCGGGCAAGACCATGATCGTCAGCGGCCTCGGCCTGCTGCTCGGCCAACGCGCGGCCCGGGGCATCGTCCGTCGCGATGCGGCGGGCACCGAGCGTACGGCTCGGGTGGAGGGCCGATTCGACCGACTGCCCGCGCCGGTCCTGACCCGGGTGACCGACCTCGGCGGCGCCCTCGACGAGCCGACGGACGATCCGGAGCTGGTGCTCGCCCGGACCGTCGGCGCCGCCGGGCGCTCCCGGGCGTACGTCGGTGGCGCGCAGGTGCCGGTCGCCTCGCTGTCCGCGGTGAGCGAGGACCTGATCACCATCCACGGGCAGTCGGGCCAGATCCGGCTCGCCCTTCCCGAGACCCAACGCGACATGCTCGACCGGTTCGGCGGCGAGGCGCTGCTGGCGATCCTGGCCGACTACCGGGCCACCTGGCAGGACTGGCGGGCCGCCGCCGCAGAGCTGGACACCCTGCGGGCCCAGGCCCGGGAACGGGCCAGGGAGGTCGACATGCTCCGGCACTCCCTCGACGAGATCGCCACCGTCGACCCGAAGCCGGGAGAGGACCAGGAGCTGGCCGCGGAGACCATCCGGCTGCAGGCGGTCGACGACCTGCGGATCGCCGCGGGACGGGCCGCCCTGGCGCTCAACGGCGACGAGGTCGACTTCGACACCTCCCCCGGAGCGGCCGCCCTGGTCGGGGTGGCGCGGCACGCCCTGGACGGGATCGCCGACGCCGACCCGGCCGCCTCGGCGCTGGCAGCCCGGACCCGCGAACTGGTCTACCAGCTCAACGACCTGGGCGCCGACCTGGCCGGTTACCTCGCCGGGCTGGAAGCCGATCCTGCCCGGCTCGAGGAGATCACCGGCCGGCGGGCCGCCCTGGCCGCCCTGCACCGCAAGTACGGCGAGACGACCGACGCGGTCCTGGCCTGGGCGGACTCCTCCCGGGCCCGCCTCGACGACCTGGTCGGCACCGACGACCGGATCGGTGAACTGGCTGCGGAGGTCGGCCGGCTCGGCTCCCGCCTGGCAGACCTGGCGGCGGAGCTCACCGCCGCCCGCACCACGGCCGCCCGACGACTCGAGGGATCGGTCCGCGAGGAGCTCGCCGCCCTGGCCATGCCGCGGGCCCGGCTGGCCGCGGTGCTGCAGCCCGCCGACCCCGGGCCGTGGGGCGCCGAGACGATCGAGTTCCTGTTCGCCGCCAACCCCGGATCGGAGCCCGGACCGCTGGGCAAGGTCGCCTCCGGCGGTGAGCTGTCCCGGGTCCGCCTCGCCCTTGAGGTGACCGTCGCCGACGCGCCGGGCCAGACCCTGGTCTTCGACGAGGTCGACGCGGGCGTCGGCGGTGCCGTCGCCGTCGAGATCGGCCGGCGGCTGAAGCGGCTCGCCGAGCGCTCCCAGGTCGTCGTCGTCACCCACCTCGCCCAGGTAGCGGCCTTCGCCGACCGGCACTTCGTCGTGGTGAAGGCCGACGACGGCCGGATCACCACCAGCGGCGTACGCGAGGTCGGCCAGGCCGACCGGGCCGGCGAGCTCGCCCGGATGATGGCCGGCATCGACGCCACCGACACCGCGCTGGCTCATGCCGAGGAACTGCTCGCGGTCGCCGCCGACGCGGCGGCCGGGTCGTTGGTCCCGGAGCGCTCCGCGCGATAG
- a CDS encoding CTP synthase, whose translation MGHANLNQHHVETKHIFVTGGVASSLGKGLTASSLGNLLVARGLRVTMQKLDPYINVDPGTMNPFQHGEVFVTEDGAETDLDIGHYERFLDRNLNADANVTTGKVYASVIAKERRGEYLGDTVQVIPHITNEIKDEMLRMGGDEVDVVIHEIGGTVGDIESLPFLEAARQVRREVGRDNSFFLHVSLVPYLGPSGELKTKPTQHSVAALRQGGIQPDAIVCRSDREIPGGIKHKIALFCDVEEEAVISCPDAPSIYDIPKVLYTEGLDVFVVRRLNLPFRDVDWTKWNDLLERVHAPREEVTIALVGKYIDLPDAYLSVTEALRAGGFANWAKVTVKWVASDTCETPEGAAEQLGDVDGICVPGGFGIRGVEGKIGAVRFAREHRLPILGLCLGLQVMVIEVARHLAGIEGADSSEFNPDTTDPVIATMAEQQAIVSGEGDLGGSMRLGAYDATLERDSQVSRLYGTVHVSERHRHRYEVNNAYRERLEQAGLVICGTSPDRNLVEFIELAEDIHPYFVATQAHPEFKSRPTRPHPLFAGLVRAALQRRDSDRLPVEDEA comes from the coding sequence GTGGGCCACGCGAATTTGAACCAGCATCACGTCGAGACCAAGCACATCTTCGTCACCGGAGGAGTCGCCTCGTCGCTCGGCAAGGGACTGACCGCCTCGAGCCTCGGCAACCTGCTGGTCGCCCGCGGGCTCCGGGTCACGATGCAGAAGCTGGATCCGTACATCAACGTGGATCCCGGCACGATGAACCCCTTCCAGCACGGCGAGGTCTTCGTCACCGAGGACGGCGCCGAGACCGATCTCGACATCGGTCACTACGAGCGTTTCCTCGATCGCAACCTCAACGCCGACGCCAACGTCACCACCGGCAAGGTGTACGCCTCGGTGATCGCCAAGGAGCGCCGCGGCGAGTACCTCGGTGACACTGTCCAGGTGATCCCGCATATCACCAACGAGATCAAGGACGAGATGCTGCGGATGGGCGGCGACGAGGTCGACGTGGTCATCCACGAGATCGGCGGCACCGTCGGTGACATCGAGTCGCTGCCCTTCCTCGAGGCGGCCCGACAGGTGCGTCGGGAGGTCGGCCGGGACAACTCGTTCTTCCTGCACGTCTCCCTGGTGCCCTACCTCGGGCCGTCCGGTGAACTGAAGACCAAGCCGACCCAGCACTCCGTCGCCGCGCTGCGCCAGGGCGGCATCCAGCCGGACGCCATCGTCTGCCGCTCCGACCGTGAGATCCCCGGCGGCATCAAGCACAAGATCGCACTGTTCTGTGACGTCGAGGAGGAGGCTGTCATCTCCTGCCCCGACGCCCCGTCGATCTACGACATCCCCAAGGTGCTCTACACCGAGGGCCTCGACGTCTTCGTCGTCCGCCGCCTCAACCTGCCGTTCCGTGACGTCGACTGGACGAAGTGGAACGACCTGCTGGAGCGGGTCCACGCGCCGCGTGAAGAGGTCACCATCGCCCTGGTCGGCAAGTACATCGACCTGCCCGACGCCTACCTGTCGGTCACCGAGGCGCTGCGTGCCGGCGGCTTCGCGAACTGGGCCAAGGTCACCGTCAAGTGGGTCGCCTCCGACACCTGCGAGACCCCGGAGGGGGCGGCCGAGCAGCTCGGCGATGTCGACGGGATCTGCGTGCCCGGCGGCTTCGGTATCCGTGGCGTCGAGGGCAAGATCGGCGCCGTACGTTTCGCCCGCGAGCACCGCCTCCCGATCCTCGGGCTGTGCCTGGGCCTGCAGGTGATGGTGATCGAGGTCGCCCGGCACCTGGCCGGCATCGAGGGCGCCGACTCCTCCGAGTTCAACCCCGACACCACCGACCCGGTGATCGCCACCATGGCCGAGCAGCAGGCGATCGTCTCCGGTGAGGGTGACCTGGGCGGCTCGATGCGCCTCGGTGCGTACGACGCGACGCTGGAACGCGACTCCCAGGTGTCCCGCCTCTACGGCACGGTGCACGTCTCCGAACGTCACCGCCACCGCTACGAGGTGAACAATGCCTATCGGGAGCGGCTCGAACAGGCCGGGCTGGTGATCTGCGGCACCTCCCCGGACCGCAACCTGGTCGAGTTCATCGAGCTCGCCGAGGACATCCATCCGTACTTCGTCGCGACCCAGGCCCACCCCGAGTTCAAGTCGCGCCCGACCCGCCCGCACCCGCTGTTCGCCGGCCTGGTCCGGGCCGCACTGCAGCGCCGCGACAGCGACCGGCTGCCGGTCGAGGACGAGGCCTGA